In a genomic window of Erinaceus europaeus chromosome 12, mEriEur2.1, whole genome shotgun sequence:
- the KBTBD8 gene encoding kelch repeat and BTB domain-containing protein 8 isoform X1, protein MAASADLSKSSPTPNGIPSSETASDAMDPFHACSILKQLKTMYDEGQLTDIVVEVDQGKTFSCHRNVLAAISPYFRSMFTSGLTESTQKEVRIVGVEAESMDLVLNYAYTSRVVLTEANVQALFTAASIFQIPSIQDQCAKYMISHLEPQNSIGVFIFADHYGHQELRDRSKEYIRKKFLCVTKEQEFLLLTKDQLISILDSDDLNVDREEHVYESIVRWFEHEQNEREVHLPEIFAKCIRFPLMEDTFIEKIPPPFAQAIAKSYIEKGPPSINGCTQRLGMTASEMIICFDAAHKHSGKKQTVPCLDIVTGRVFKLCKPPNDLREVGILVSPDNDIYIAGGYRPSSSEVSIDHKAENDFWMYDHSTNRWISKPSLLRARIGCKLVYCCGKMYAIGGRVYEGDGRNSLKSVECYDSRENCWTTVCAMPVAMEFHNAVEYKEKIYVLQGEFFLFYEPQKDYWGFLTPMTVPRIQGLAAVYNDSIYYIAGTCGNHQRMFTVEAYDVELNKWTRKKDFPCDESINPYLKLVLFQNKLHLFVRATQVTVEEHVFRTSRKNSLYQYDDIADQWVKVYETPDRLWDLGRHFECAVAKLYPQCLQKVL, encoded by the exons ATGGCCGCGTCGGCAG ATTTAAGTAAATCTTCCCCAACACCGAATGGGATTCCATCTTCAGAGACAGCCAGCGATGCCATGGACCCCTTCCATGCGTGCAGTATTCTTAAACAACTCAAAACAATGTACGATGAAGGACAGTTGACAGACATTGTAGTGGAAGTGGATCAAGGGAAAACATTTTCCTGTCATAGAAACGTTCTTGCTGCAATCAGCCCCTACTTCAG ATCCATGTTCACTAGTGGCCTTACAGAAAGTACTCAAAAAGAAGTTCGAATAGTTGGTGTTGAAGCTGAATCGATGGACTTAGTGTTGAATTATGCCTATACCTCCAGAGTTGTTCTGACAGAGGCCAATGTTCAAGCCTTGTTCACTGCAGCTAGCATCTTCCAGATTCCTTCCATCCAAGACCAGTGTGCTAAATATATGATCAGTCATTTGGAACCACAGAATTCTATTGGTGTCTTCATATTTGCTGATCATTATGGTCATCAGGAACTCCGAGACCGATCAAAAGAATACATTCGTAAAAAGTTTCTGTGTGTCACCAAAGAACAAGAGTTTCTTCTGTTGACAAAAGACCAACTGATAAGCATTCTGGACAGTGATGATTTAAATGTAGACCGAGAAGAACATGTTTATGAAAGCATTGTAAGGTGGTTTGAACATGAGCAGAATGAAAGAGAAGTGCACCTTCCAGAAATTTTTGCCAAATGCATACGCTTTCCTCTAATGGAAGACACTTTTATAGAGAAAATTCCACCTCCATTTGCACAGGCCATAGCCAAGAGCTATATAGAAAAAGGACCACCAAGTATCAATGGCTGTACACAGAGACTGGGGATGACTGCATCTGAAATGATCATATGTTTTGATGCTGCCCACAAACACTCAGGAAAGAAGCAAACAGTGCCTTGTCTAGATATAGTTACAGGAAGAGTGTTTAAACTATGCAAACCTCCAAATGATCTAAGAGAAGTGGGGATTCTTGTATCACCAGATAATGACATTTACATTGCAGGAGGATATAGGCCAAGCAGTAGTGAGGTGTCCATCGACCATAAGGCAgaaaatgatttctggatgtatgACCATTCCACCAATAGGTGGATATCCAAACCATCCTTGCTTCGAGCCAGAATAGGTTGCAAACTGGTGTACTGTTGTGGTAAAATGTATGCAATTGGAGGCCGTGTCTATGAAGGTGATGGTAGAAACTCACTAAAATCTGTGGAGTGCTATGatagcagagaaaattgttggACTACTGTTTGTGCAATGCCCGTTGCAATGGAGTTTCATAATGCTGTGGAGTACAAAGAGAAGATCTATGTATTACAGG gagAATTTTTCCTCTTCTATGAGCCTCAAAAAGACTACTGGGGTTTTTTAACCCCCATGACTGTGCCTAGAATCCAGGGCTTAGCAGCTGTATACAATGACTCTATCTACTACATAGCTGGAACCTGTGGAAATCATCAGCGTATGTTTACTGTAGAAGCCTATGATGTTGAACTGAATAAATGGACTCGTAAGAAGGACTTTCCATGCGATGAGTCCATAAATCCTTACCTTAAACTGGTACTTTTCCAGAAtaaacttcatttatttgttcGAGCTACCCAAGTAACTGTTGAAGAACATGTCTTCAGAACCAGCAGAAAAAATTCCCTTTACCAATATGATGACATAGCTGACCAGTGGGTGAAAGTGTATGAGACCCCAGATCGGCTCTGGGATCTTGGCCGGCATTTTGAATGTGCTGTTGCTAAACTTTATCCTCAGTGTCTTCAAAAAGtactttaa
- the KBTBD8 gene encoding kelch repeat and BTB domain-containing protein 8 isoform X2, whose amino-acid sequence MFTSGLTESTQKEVRIVGVEAESMDLVLNYAYTSRVVLTEANVQALFTAASIFQIPSIQDQCAKYMISHLEPQNSIGVFIFADHYGHQELRDRSKEYIRKKFLCVTKEQEFLLLTKDQLISILDSDDLNVDREEHVYESIVRWFEHEQNEREVHLPEIFAKCIRFPLMEDTFIEKIPPPFAQAIAKSYIEKGPPSINGCTQRLGMTASEMIICFDAAHKHSGKKQTVPCLDIVTGRVFKLCKPPNDLREVGILVSPDNDIYIAGGYRPSSSEVSIDHKAENDFWMYDHSTNRWISKPSLLRARIGCKLVYCCGKMYAIGGRVYEGDGRNSLKSVECYDSRENCWTTVCAMPVAMEFHNAVEYKEKIYVLQGEFFLFYEPQKDYWGFLTPMTVPRIQGLAAVYNDSIYYIAGTCGNHQRMFTVEAYDVELNKWTRKKDFPCDESINPYLKLVLFQNKLHLFVRATQVTVEEHVFRTSRKNSLYQYDDIADQWVKVYETPDRLWDLGRHFECAVAKLYPQCLQKVL is encoded by the exons ATGTTCACTAGTGGCCTTACAGAAAGTACTCAAAAAGAAGTTCGAATAGTTGGTGTTGAAGCTGAATCGATGGACTTAGTGTTGAATTATGCCTATACCTCCAGAGTTGTTCTGACAGAGGCCAATGTTCAAGCCTTGTTCACTGCAGCTAGCATCTTCCAGATTCCTTCCATCCAAGACCAGTGTGCTAAATATATGATCAGTCATTTGGAACCACAGAATTCTATTGGTGTCTTCATATTTGCTGATCATTATGGTCATCAGGAACTCCGAGACCGATCAAAAGAATACATTCGTAAAAAGTTTCTGTGTGTCACCAAAGAACAAGAGTTTCTTCTGTTGACAAAAGACCAACTGATAAGCATTCTGGACAGTGATGATTTAAATGTAGACCGAGAAGAACATGTTTATGAAAGCATTGTAAGGTGGTTTGAACATGAGCAGAATGAAAGAGAAGTGCACCTTCCAGAAATTTTTGCCAAATGCATACGCTTTCCTCTAATGGAAGACACTTTTATAGAGAAAATTCCACCTCCATTTGCACAGGCCATAGCCAAGAGCTATATAGAAAAAGGACCACCAAGTATCAATGGCTGTACACAGAGACTGGGGATGACTGCATCTGAAATGATCATATGTTTTGATGCTGCCCACAAACACTCAGGAAAGAAGCAAACAGTGCCTTGTCTAGATATAGTTACAGGAAGAGTGTTTAAACTATGCAAACCTCCAAATGATCTAAGAGAAGTGGGGATTCTTGTATCACCAGATAATGACATTTACATTGCAGGAGGATATAGGCCAAGCAGTAGTGAGGTGTCCATCGACCATAAGGCAgaaaatgatttctggatgtatgACCATTCCACCAATAGGTGGATATCCAAACCATCCTTGCTTCGAGCCAGAATAGGTTGCAAACTGGTGTACTGTTGTGGTAAAATGTATGCAATTGGAGGCCGTGTCTATGAAGGTGATGGTAGAAACTCACTAAAATCTGTGGAGTGCTATGatagcagagaaaattgttggACTACTGTTTGTGCAATGCCCGTTGCAATGGAGTTTCATAATGCTGTGGAGTACAAAGAGAAGATCTATGTATTACAGG gagAATTTTTCCTCTTCTATGAGCCTCAAAAAGACTACTGGGGTTTTTTAACCCCCATGACTGTGCCTAGAATCCAGGGCTTAGCAGCTGTATACAATGACTCTATCTACTACATAGCTGGAACCTGTGGAAATCATCAGCGTATGTTTACTGTAGAAGCCTATGATGTTGAACTGAATAAATGGACTCGTAAGAAGGACTTTCCATGCGATGAGTCCATAAATCCTTACCTTAAACTGGTACTTTTCCAGAAtaaacttcatttatttgttcGAGCTACCCAAGTAACTGTTGAAGAACATGTCTTCAGAACCAGCAGAAAAAATTCCCTTTACCAATATGATGACATAGCTGACCAGTGGGTGAAAGTGTATGAGACCCCAGATCGGCTCTGGGATCTTGGCCGGCATTTTGAATGTGCTGTTGCTAAACTTTATCCTCAGTGTCTTCAAAAAGtactttaa